A genomic stretch from Bacillota bacterium includes:
- a CDS encoding DNA starvation/stationary phase protection protein, giving the protein MSTNLIGLPVEGSKKVVEHLNKYLANLHVLYTKLHNYHWNVEGLGFFNIHAKYEELYDGVAEEIDAVAERILQLGERPLASMADYLKVADLKEVPSEGISGVDSVNAVLADFKVLISGLRAGIAAAQEIGDEVTADMMIGSLANLEKQAWMLDAYLR; this is encoded by the coding sequence ATGAGTACAAATCTTATTGGACTGCCAGTCGAGGGAAGCAAGAAGGTTGTGGAACACTTAAATAAGTACTTAGCAAATCTGCATGTGCTGTACACTAAGCTGCACAACTATCACTGGAATGTTGAAGGCTTGGGCTTCTTTAATATCCATGCCAAGTACGAAGAACTGTATGATGGTGTAGCAGAGGAAATCGATGCAGTTGCTGAGCGGATTCTCCAGCTAGGAGAACGTCCATTAGCATCAATGGCAGATTACCTCAAAGTCGCTGATCTTAAAGAAGTTCCAAGTGAGGGCATCAGCGGTGTTGATTCTGTAAATGCTGTTCTTGCAGACTTCAAAGTTTTGATCAGCGGTCTCCGTGCCGGCATCGCAGCTGCGCAGGAAATCGGTGATGAAGTAACTGCTGATATGATGATTGGCTCCCTGGCAAATCTCGAAAAGCAGGCTTGGATGCTGGACGCTTATTTGAGGTAA
- a CDS encoding acetylglutamate kinase, producing the protein MRELWEQHGAWTRMTITSIVFSLPDQQATINRLLQNPWDFAEAFTSYYGIEIGTRLGVLLTEHLVVAAELVEAAKAGDAERVAKLDRKWHRNAEEIAAFLAQINPFWSLQTWRTMLFEHLRLVTQEAVTMLEGNYQASVDTYDMIETQSLEMADLMSLGITKQFPDRF; encoded by the coding sequence ATGCGTGAACTGTGGGAGCAGCATGGTGCGTGGACAAGAATGACCATTACCAGTATTGTATTCTCGCTTCCGGACCAGCAGGCGACCATCAACAGGCTGCTGCAGAATCCTTGGGATTTTGCAGAGGCATTTACCAGCTATTACGGAATAGAGATCGGCACCAGATTGGGTGTGCTTTTAACCGAGCATCTCGTAGTTGCAGCTGAGTTGGTAGAAGCAGCCAAAGCAGGTGATGCGGAAAGAGTGGCCAAATTAGACCGCAAATGGCACCGCAATGCTGAAGAAATCGCTGCGTTTTTAGCTCAAATTAATCCATTTTGGTCGCTCCAGACCTGGAGAACAATGCTGTTTGAACACTTAAGATTAGTTACACAGGAAGCTGTAACCATGCTGGAAGGCAATTACCAGGCAAGTGTAGATACCTATGATATGATCGAAACCCAATCCCTAGAAATGGCTGACTTAATGTCATTGGGAATTACAAAGCAGTTTCCTGACAGATTTTAA
- a CDS encoding silent information regulator protein Sir2: MLSVLLLSRKAYAEDPKERQWFTPALDPQHADKPKVEGWAQEKVVEKLSRGLVGKAVDGDKVYLSWRLLDSDPEDVGFDVYRENSAGQVEKLNQSPITATTDFTDTNPLKGKAKYWVQPVLGEQALAASDAVEVDSEDTELHYRSIKFQGDYMPSKIAVADLDGDGNYDFVIKQPFSSIDPAGRPNETGLTYKLEAYLSDGTFLWRKDLGLGIEPGIWYSPYVVYDFDGDGRAEVAVKTGPNHRDPDGRVREGEEWVSILDGMTGEELARAPWPPREPGYGDYNRTNRNQMGVAYLDGKTPCLLVARGTYKLMVVDAYQFHDGKLEKVWHWRGDDETPVIRSQGAHFMISADVDEDGRDEVILGSCVLDDNGTCLWSVGLGHPDRMYVSDIIPDREGMEIFYGIEPWHDDGNGICLVDAKTGRMLWNFGQPTKHIGNAMIADIDPNNPGLELWATEDSKAGSDAKYMFSSDGKLIATNDDVPPCRHLVWWDGDLIREFVVTNRPENHADRWDVSKWESMVVKYKGETLMEGIKGAVSFTADIFGDWREEIISVLPGEMRIYTPTTPAQDRRVTLMQDPIYRNTVAHLSMGYHQSPVPGYYLGEDPNKKNKEDE, translated from the coding sequence CTGCTCAGCGTACTGCTGCTGAGCAGGAAAGCGTATGCAGAGGATCCCAAAGAGCGGCAGTGGTTTACTCCGGCCTTGGATCCTCAGCATGCGGACAAGCCGAAAGTTGAAGGATGGGCGCAGGAAAAAGTTGTCGAAAAGTTGAGCCGGGGATTAGTTGGCAAAGCAGTAGACGGAGACAAAGTATACTTAAGCTGGCGGCTGCTGGATTCTGATCCGGAAGATGTGGGCTTTGATGTTTACCGGGAAAATTCCGCTGGACAGGTAGAAAAGTTGAATCAGTCGCCAATCACTGCGACTACAGATTTTACCGACACAAATCCTTTAAAAGGGAAAGCCAAGTACTGGGTACAGCCGGTTTTGGGCGAGCAGGCTTTGGCAGCCTCAGATGCGGTTGAAGTTGATTCAGAGGATACTGAGCTTCATTACCGCTCCATCAAGTTTCAAGGGGATTATATGCCGAGCAAAATCGCAGTTGCTGATTTAGACGGAGACGGGAATTATGATTTTGTCATTAAACAGCCGTTCAGCAGCATTGATCCTGCGGGAAGGCCTAATGAGACCGGACTTACATATAAGCTGGAAGCGTATTTAAGCGACGGTACCTTCTTATGGAGGAAGGATTTAGGACTAGGGATTGAGCCGGGAATCTGGTATTCCCCCTATGTTGTGTATGATTTTGATGGTGATGGCAGAGCCGAAGTGGCGGTGAAAACTGGACCGAATCACCGGGATCCAGACGGCAGAGTGCGCGAAGGCGAAGAATGGGTTTCAATTCTTGACGGCATGACCGGTGAAGAACTGGCGCGGGCACCATGGCCGCCGCGAGAACCGGGATACGGCGATTACAACCGCACCAACCGCAACCAGATGGGGGTTGCTTATTTAGACGGCAAGACACCATGCCTGCTGGTTGCCAGAGGTACTTATAAGCTGATGGTGGTGGACGCTTACCAGTTCCATGACGGCAAGCTTGAGAAAGTGTGGCACTGGCGGGGCGATGACGAAACACCGGTAATCCGCAGTCAGGGAGCTCACTTTATGATCAGCGCCGATGTTGACGAAGATGGCCGCGATGAAGTGATTCTTGGGTCCTGCGTCTTGGATGATAACGGCACCTGCCTCTGGTCAGTAGGACTCGGACATCCTGATAGAATGTATGTTTCTGATATCATTCCGGACCGGGAGGGCATGGAGATTTTCTACGGCATTGAGCCCTGGCATGATGACGGTAACGGCATCTGCCTAGTGGATGCCAAGACGGGTAGGATGCTGTGGAACTTCGGCCAGCCGACCAAGCATATCGGTAACGCCATGATCGCTGATATTGATCCTAACAATCCAGGTTTGGAGCTGTGGGCCACAGAAGACAGCAAAGCCGGTTCCGATGCCAAGTACATGTTTTCTTCTGACGGCAAGCTGATTGCCACTAATGATGATGTTCCTCCCTGCCGCCATTTAGTGTGGTGGGATGGGGATCTGATTCGGGAGTTCGTAGTCACTAACCGGCCTGAGAACCATGCTGACAGATGGGATGTTTCCAAATGGGAGTCTATGGTTGTGAAATACAAAGGCGAGACATTGATGGAAGGAATCAAGGGCGCTGTATCCTTTACAGCCGATATCTTCGGCGATTGGCGGGAAGAGATAATTTCGGTGCTGCCGGGTGAAATGCGGATTTATACCCCGACAACACCGGCGCAAGACCGGCGGGTAACCCTAATGCAGGATCCGATTTACCGCAATACGGTGGCGCATCTTT